The nucleotide sequence TCGGATATTCGACTATGGAGCGAGCCAAATCAGGCTCAGGTGAAATCCCCAAAGGGATTACCAGAACTAGACAAATATTCAGGTCCAATCCGACCTTTGTCGGGTTTATTGATCTGCATTCCGAGGCCGTCTTACATGCCCATTCAGGAAAAATACGCACCAAACATCTCCAAACCGATAAACTTATCGTCGACAAAATAAAAACTATCGGTAACAAAGACATTGTGCTGGTTTCCCCGGATTACGGCCGCAGCAAATGGGTGGCAGGGCTGGCCAGTATGCTTGGCCTACCCCATACCGCCGCCGACAAGGACCGGTTCGACACAGATCAGACCATGGTTCGGCAGGTATCAAGCGTTGTGAAGGGAAAAACTGCGATAATCTGTGATGACATGATCCGTACCGGCGGCTCGATCATCCAGACTGCGGAACGCTGCCTGCAGGCCGGCGCTCTCGAAACCATGATCATGGCAACTCATCTGGTGCTGTGTGGTGACGCAAGAAAGCGGATTCAGGAAGCGGGGATCGGCAGAATCATCGGCTCGGACACTTATCCGAATGTCAAAAGCGACTCGCTTCTTGATGTTTATTCCGTTGCGCCCCTTATCGCCGAGGAACTCATTAAACTGCTGGGGGTAAAAAACCTGTAACTTCTTTTAAATGTTTCCATTATGCACTGCTATACAATCGGGCAATTGCATACTTTAGACGAACATGTTGAAACCTCGCTGCAACCCGAAATCCAGCCTTTTTTTCTCACCGGTGTTTTTACAACTGCAAGATCTCAAGCAAAATGAAGACTAAGAGGTAAGGGAATACATTAATTTTCCTGAGATGTTTCTGGATAATGCGGGCGAATGATGGACAGATCCTGGCTGATCGGAGAATTCCGAAGATAAAATTCCACATGCGAAAAAACAATTTTCAGATTACGACATCCACTCTGGACTGACGTCCGCTACGCGCTCCCTGGTCCTCAACTGAACGATTATCCCGGGTCCTGTTTTCATCGGTGACGTTGCGGGTCCGATTAAGGTCAGCGCCCTGGTCCGCTGGAGCAACCGGTCTGTTGCTTTCCGTTGAAGCGGCCGACAATGTTGTCACTACTGCAGCACCTACCTCGCTGGTCTGACTAGTATCCGCCCGACTTTCAGTCTTTTCTGCGGTTGCGCCTGCTTCTTCGGCCGTGGTCAGGCGTTGTTCCCTGGTGGTTGTGGAAACGGTATTAAGGTTTGCGGGATCTACTACCATGGTTCACCTCCCATATGAAGGGATTAAAGCTTATTTGAACTATAGTTAAATAGTAGTTCTTCTGACAGAAAAACACAAATTTAAAAAACTTCGTGCTTTTTCAATGATTATTCCTCCGCTTTTCCGGGATGAAAAACCAAGAGAACATCATTGGTCGGCATGGTGGGTGTCCTTGGGGAATACCCATTTGCCCAGTGTCGCAAAAACAATATCCCTTTTAATCGGCTTGGTCATGTAATCGTTCATGCCGGCTTCAAGGCATTTTTCACGATCGCCTGTCATCGCATGGGCAGTCATCGCAACGATGGGGATTTCACTCCCGGATGCACGGATAATCCTTGATGCCTCCAGGCCGTCCATGACCGGCATCTGAATATCCATGAGAATCAGGTCATAATCCTCGGGGGTTGCTAGAAATCTATCAACAGCTTCCTTGCCGTTGTTGGCGATTTCTACTTTGTATCCGGCTTTTTGAAGCATCAGCAATGCAAGTTTCTGGTTGACCAGATTATCCTCAACCAGAAGAATTTGCATTCCATGCTTCAAGTCTTCAAGAACGGAATACTGGGTGAAAATATTTTCATCTTCAAGGGTAACCTGATCTCTCTTCTCTTCTGCGGATCCCAGAATCCTGCCGATCATCTGAAACAGTTTTTCCTTGCGTACCGGCTTACTCAGATACCCCATAAAGCCCGACTCCTCACATTTTTTGGCATCCATGAGAGAAGACAGCGCCACCAGCGGCAGGCCCTGCAAATAGGCGTCTGTGTTTTTCTTGATTTCCTCTGCAACTTCATGTCCGGTTATTTCCGGCATCTGGACATCGAAGATGCAAAGGTCAAAAAAATTGCCTGATTCTTGCTCTGCAAGGAGTGCCGGGACCACATCACGCCCTTTATCAAGACTGAGAACGGTCATCCCACCAGCTTCCAGCATATGTGTCAGAATTCGCAGGTTGGCCTGGTTATCATCAACAACCAGAATATTCCTGCTCTTGAGTAACTTCGTGTTCCACCTGCGACTCTCCTTCTGTTCAGACTTTTTCAACCACGCAGTAAAATGAAAAATACTGCCTTGGTCTTTTTTACTCTCAACCCAGACATCCCCCCCCATGAGGCTTGATATCTTTTTGCAGATGGTCAATCCCAGACCGGTGCCGCCGAACCTCCTGGTCATTGAGCCATCCGCCTGTTGAAAAGGATTGAATATCGTCTGGACTTTGTCATCCGGAATACCTATCCCGGTATCACGAATAGTAGTATGTATCCTGATCCTGCCTTC is from Pseudomonadota bacterium and encodes:
- the prs gene encoding ribose-phosphate diphosphokinase, whose product is MKTTTPDNLVIISNRASADLARKVSESLDIPYTEVILKQFQDKEVYHAFPLKMAGRDVVIIGSTPDDTAHQEVIDLIDGSHYWRADSVNVIIPFLGYSTMERAKSGSGEIPKGITRTRQIFRSNPTFVGFIDLHSEAVLHAHSGKIRTKHLQTDKLIVDKIKTIGNKDIVLVSPDYGRSKWVAGLASMLGLPHTAADKDRFDTDQTMVRQVSSVVKGKTAIICDDMIRTGGSIIQTAERCLQAGALETMIMATHLVLCGDARKRIQEAGIGRIIGSDTYPNVKSDSLLDVYSVAPLIAEELIKLLGVKNL